In Leopardus geoffroyi isolate Oge1 chromosome D1, O.geoffroyi_Oge1_pat1.0, whole genome shotgun sequence, a single window of DNA contains:
- the LOC123601531 gene encoding ARL14 effector protein, with product MDPCSVGVQLRTTNECHKTYYTRHTGFKTLQELSSNDMLLLQLRTGMTLSGNNTICFHHAKIYIDRFEDLQKSCCDPFNIHKKLAKKNLHVIDLDDATFLSAKFGRQLVPGWKLCPKCTQIINGSVDVDSEDRQRRKPDSDGRTAKALRSLQFANPGKQTEFAPETGKREKRRLTKNATAGSDRQVIPAKSKVYDSQGLLIFSGMDLCDCLDEDCLGCFYACPACGSTKCGAECRCDRKWLYEQIEIEGGEIIHNKHAG from the exons ATGGATCCATGTTCAGTTGGAGTCCAACTCCGTACCACGAATGAGTGCCATAAAACCTACTATACTCGTCACACGGGTTTCAAGACTTTGCAAGAACTGTCATCAAATGATATGCTTTTACTTCAACTTAGAACTGGAATGACACTTTCTGGGAACAATACCATTTGCTTCCATCATGCGAAAATTTACATTGACAGATTTGAGGATTTGCAGAAGTCATGTTGTGACCCATTTAACATACACAAAAAACTAGCCAAAAAAAATTTGCATGTAATTGACTTAGATGATGCCACTTTTCTGAGTGCAAAATTTGGAAGACAGCTTGTACCTGGGTGGAAGCTTTGTCCAAAATGTACACAGATAATCAATGGAAGTGTGGATGTTGATTCTGAAGATCGGCAGAGAAGAAAACCTGATTCAGAT GGAAGAACTGCTAAAGCTTTGAGGTCATTGCAATTTGCAAACCCAGGAAAACAAACTGAATTTGCTCCAGAAActggtaaaagagaaaaaagaaggctCACAAAAAATGCAACCGCTGGTTCTGACAG ACAAGTGATACCAGCAAAGAGTAAGGTCTATGATAGCCAGGGCCTGCTGATTTTCAGTGGAATGGACCTCTGTGACTGCCTCGATGAAGACTGTTTAGGATGTTTCTATGCTTGTCCTGCCTGTGGTTCCACCAAATGCGGAGCTGAATGCCGCTGTGACCGCAAGTGGCTATATGAGCAAATCGAAATCGAAGGAGGGGAAATCATTCATAACAAACATGCTGGATAA